One genomic region from Tenuifilum sp. 4138str encodes:
- a CDS encoding RNA recognition motif domain-containing protein, with translation MNIYVSGLSYRINDDDLRQLFEEYGQINSAKVITDRETGRSRGFGFVEMANDEEARTAIEELTGAEYDGKVISVSEAKPKTDKPRNGGGFNRERRGGGYGERRGGYSREGRDSRGGGRGGRRDY, from the coding sequence ATGAACATTTACGTGTCAGGTCTGAGTTACCGCATTAACGATGACGACCTAAGGCAACTTTTCGAAGAGTATGGCCAGATTAACTCGGCCAAAGTAATTACCGACAGGGAAACAGGGCGTTCGAGAGGATTCGGCTTTGTTGAGATGGCCAATGATGAAGAGGCCCGTACTGCAATTGAGGAACTTACCGGCGCTGAATACGATGGTAAGGTAATCAGCGTTTCAGAAGCAAAACCCAAAACCGACAAGCCCCGCAACGGTGGTGGATTCAACCGTGAGCGTCGTGGCGGTGGTTACGGTGAACGCCGTGGGGGTTACAGCCGCGAGGGTCGCGATAGCCGTGGTGGCGGTCGCGGTGGCAGAAGGGATTACTAG
- a CDS encoding aldehyde ferredoxin oxidoreductase C-terminal domain-containing protein codes for MSTSNPTIKVLMVDAASGFYKVNRFQVGDFFGPVDLGIHLSHKHNSLNIGVGLLAGSIFPGSNRLIVNGISPCWHGFYISSMGGAGLVFDNLGINMFSIVGKAAAPSILYLNRIHGEEIEVELLPVRPRTIWAEGRGGVYSMMQYALNQFGSRYENEPRILATGPASMYTDFGAIASAPIRKNEITYVDTWAGRGGFGTKMVQQHNIVAIIYGGTYIDEDFRDRTVADSWFEDRYQKRLAAKDMEATTKYRFDPKFETGGTFGVNYATMKGDIMAFNYRTIYMTEEERLKIHNDFILNHYLKQFNEETIKTKQQRTCGEPCGAVCKKMHGEFKKDYEPYQTMGPLCGIFDQRAAEKLNHHADMLGFDAISVGGVLSWLMDCMADGLVEPQELGMADIPVFTPNGFRVVEDSMHNANIGIALLDQMVNPNGVFHLREGARKFARHLARRKGTSVLDKFMYIGFARSGWMVPNQYWTPGVLSPMAIMGKYYMYYGKDFVPPRQLGRENAKRMLNELVMDNLGMCRFHRAWAEDILPDVIEQLYGLKEKFQRSILLTASRINSRNASIFWESERNIDFVYSFLRKKKEVDGVNNPELDRWIKYFEEDKRSAALDFWYEIHKGVHESLLEFH; via the coding sequence ATGAGCACATCAAATCCAACCATAAAAGTGCTGATGGTAGATGCAGCAAGTGGCTTTTACAAGGTGAACCGTTTCCAAGTAGGTGATTTTTTTGGGCCGGTTGATTTGGGAATACATCTATCGCATAAGCATAACAGCTTAAACATAGGGGTTGGACTTTTAGCTGGTTCAATTTTTCCTGGTTCTAACCGCCTGATTGTAAACGGAATTTCGCCATGTTGGCATGGTTTTTACATATCGTCGATGGGTGGTGCCGGTTTGGTATTCGATAACCTTGGAATAAATATGTTTTCCATTGTAGGCAAGGCTGCAGCACCGTCAATCCTTTACCTAAACCGTATTCATGGTGAGGAAATTGAGGTAGAACTTCTACCAGTACGGCCGCGAACCATTTGGGCCGAAGGCCGTGGTGGGGTTTACTCCATGATGCAGTATGCACTCAACCAGTTTGGTAGCCGCTATGAGAATGAACCCCGAATACTTGCTACTGGGCCAGCATCGATGTACACCGATTTTGGAGCTATTGCCTCAGCTCCAATCCGTAAGAATGAGATTACCTATGTTGACACCTGGGCTGGCCGTGGAGGTTTTGGAACCAAAATGGTGCAGCAGCATAACATTGTTGCCATTATTTACGGTGGAACATATATCGATGAGGACTTCCGCGACCGTACCGTTGCCGATAGTTGGTTTGAGGATCGCTACCAGAAACGCCTTGCTGCCAAGGATATGGAGGCTACCACCAAGTATCGCTTCGATCCAAAGTTTGAAACCGGTGGAACCTTTGGCGTAAACTACGCCACCATGAAGGGCGATATTATGGCCTTCAACTATCGAACAATCTACATGACTGAGGAGGAACGCCTTAAAATTCATAACGATTTCATACTAAACCACTACCTTAAGCAGTTTAACGAGGAAACCATTAAAACCAAGCAGCAACGTACCTGTGGTGAACCTTGTGGGGCTGTATGTAAAAAAATGCACGGGGAGTTCAAGAAAGACTATGAGCCCTATCAAACCATGGGGCCTCTTTGCGGAATATTCGATCAGCGAGCTGCCGAGAAGCTAAACCACCATGCCGATATGCTTGGTTTCGATGCCATTTCGGTGGGTGGTGTGTTATCGTGGCTTATGGATTGCATGGCCGATGGGCTTGTAGAGCCTCAAGAACTTGGCATGGCCGATATTCCCGTGTTTACACCCAATGGTTTCCGTGTTGTGGAGGACTCCATGCATAACGCTAACATTGGAATTGCTTTACTCGACCAGATGGTGAATCCCAACGGAGTTTTTCACTTGCGCGAGGGGGCACGCAAGTTTGCCCGTCATCTTGCCCGGCGTAAGGGAACATCTGTACTCGATAAGTTTATGTACATAGGTTTTGCGCGCTCCGGCTGGATGGTACCCAACCAGTACTGGACACCCGGAGTACTATCGCCCATGGCAATTATGGGTAAGTACTACATGTACTACGGAAAGGATTTTGTTCCTCCACGCCAGTTAGGAAGGGAAAACGCTAAGCGCATGCTAAACGAGCTTGTAATGGATAACCTGGGAATGTGCCGCTTCCACAGGGCATGGGCTGAGGATATTCTCCCTGATGTAATTGAGCAACTTTACGGGTTAAAGGAAAAGTTTCAACGTTCGATACTTCTTACTGCAAGCCGAATAAACAGCCGTAACGCATCCATATTCTGGGAAAGCGAAAGGAATATCGATTTTGTTTACTCCTTCCTAAGGAAAAAGAAGGAGGTTGATGGTGTAAACAATCCTGAACTCGACCGATGGATAAAGTATTTTGAGGAGGACAAGCGCAGTGCTGCACTTGATTTCTGGTACGAAATCCATAAGGGCGTACATGAATCGCTTCTTGAATTTCATTAG
- a CDS encoding NAD(P)H-hydrate dehydratase produces MKVFKTSQIKSIDAFTIENEPIESIDLMERAATAIFNWFRSKYHKNRRIKIFCGPGNNGGDGLALARLLINSGFNAHCYYLKADSYSADFLTNLDRLKELTPELFLVKNQSDFPEIHTDDLVVDALYGSGLSRSIEGVAAQLIEHINSSGAKVIAIDIPSGLFGEANPVPNNNPVVKSDYCLSLQFPKLAFFMPENEQFLKRWVVLPIGLHAEAIENTATPYHYTTASSIKTDFFQLSTFAHKGTYGHALVIAGSNGMMGAACLCAKSVVRSGAGLVTMHIPKVGYTIAQVNVPEALASIDSCETHITQFPELDRYQAVCVGPGIAQSTETEQMLVKLIKTSRLPLVIDADGLNLLSRNIEVLNNANNVLILTPHPGEFDRLFGKSQCSWERLERAREMAQKYGVIIVLKGAYTRVVLPNGNVHFNSTGNPGMATGGSGDVLSGIITGLLARGLPPADAAITGVYIHGLAGDLAADEFGQIGLCASDIVNYICKAFQHITNNDE; encoded by the coding sequence ATGAAAGTATTCAAAACAAGCCAGATCAAAAGCATCGATGCTTTTACCATAGAAAACGAACCCATTGAGTCAATTGATTTGATGGAACGGGCTGCAACAGCTATTTTCAACTGGTTTCGAAGCAAATACCATAAAAATCGAAGGATTAAAATCTTTTGTGGCCCCGGTAATAACGGGGGCGATGGGCTTGCATTGGCTCGTTTGCTAATTAATTCGGGCTTTAACGCGCACTGTTACTACTTAAAAGCCGATTCTTACTCAGCCGACTTTTTAACAAATCTTGATCGTCTAAAGGAGTTAACGCCAGAATTATTTTTAGTTAAAAATCAATCCGATTTTCCTGAAATTCATACCGATGATCTGGTAGTTGATGCCCTATACGGTTCGGGGCTTAGTCGATCTATTGAAGGGGTTGCTGCTCAACTAATTGAGCATATCAACTCATCGGGGGCTAAGGTTATCGCTATTGATATTCCATCGGGTCTTTTTGGCGAGGCAAATCCAGTACCCAACAATAACCCTGTGGTAAAGTCCGACTACTGTCTTAGCTTACAGTTTCCCAAGCTGGCTTTTTTTATGCCAGAAAATGAGCAATTTCTAAAGCGCTGGGTAGTTCTACCCATTGGTCTGCATGCGGAGGCCATTGAAAATACGGCTACACCATACCATTATACCACGGCAAGTAGTATCAAAACCGATTTTTTCCAGTTGTCAACCTTTGCTCATAAAGGGACTTACGGGCATGCACTAGTTATTGCAGGTTCTAATGGGATGATGGGAGCAGCTTGCCTATGTGCTAAATCGGTAGTGAGGAGCGGGGCAGGATTAGTAACAATGCATATTCCCAAGGTAGGCTATACCATTGCCCAGGTAAATGTTCCTGAAGCCTTAGCTAGCATCGATAGCTGTGAAACTCACATTACCCAATTTCCTGAACTGGATCGATATCAAGCGGTTTGCGTGGGCCCAGGCATTGCACAAAGTACCGAAACCGAACAAATGCTCGTCAAGTTGATTAAAACCAGCCGATTACCTTTGGTGATAGATGCCGATGGACTTAACTTACTTTCCAGGAATATTGAAGTTCTTAACAATGCAAACAATGTATTGATATTAACACCACATCCCGGAGAGTTCGACCGCCTTTTTGGGAAATCGCAGTGTAGCTGGGAGAGGCTTGAACGTGCAAGAGAAATGGCACAAAAATACGGGGTGATAATTGTTCTAAAAGGAGCATACACAAGGGTAGTATTGCCCAATGGCAATGTTCATTTCAACTCCACCGGAAATCCGGGGATGGCAACCGGAGGGAGCGGCGATGTTCTTAGTGGAATAATTACCGGATTGCTGGCTCGTGGGCTTCCCCCAGCCGATGCTGCTATTACAGGTGTTTATATCCATGGCCTTGCAGGCGACTTGGCCGCCGACGAATTTGGACAAATTGGCTTGTGCGCTTCGGACATTGTGAACTATATTTGTAAAGCATTCCAACACATAACCAACAATGATGAGTAA
- a CDS encoding peptide MFS transporter — MLKNHPKGLLVAFFSNMGERFGFYTMMAILVLFLQAKYGLSAEEAGGYYSWFYFAIYALALIGGLIADATNRYKTVILLGIIIMFGGYAMIAMPGMSLTMTLLGLFIIAFGNGLFKGNLQAVVGQMYDNPEYSKVRDTGFMIFYMGINVGAFFAPFVATGIRNWFLRSQGFEHDASLPSLCHAFLNGKVTDPESLANFESLASKVSGATVAGTEQLTTFANNYIDAFSRGYNWAFGVAAIAMVISLFVYVIFNKKLPNKEKKVSTTPAAGSLFTKKNLLNVIVPIALVILTGAIFWLLGAEIALGLAIGLFFGFVAMMFMMSTKEELPKVTSLLLVFVVVIFFWMSFHQNGLTLTLFARDYTVKEVGPFTNIFFNLWSMLSFIGTIAGLVLMFARKQIREKVIGLIMFLGLGYLTYYQAIKFGASNPIAPEVFQSFNPLFIVVLTFPVMGAFAWMNKRNMEPSTPKKIGIGMIIAAIGFVVVLLGSIELIAPKTIETQGLTEWGRVSPYWLISSYLILTIAELFLSPMGLSFVSKVAPQRFQGLMQGGWLLATAIGNKLLFVGSFFWERIELWQLWTIFIVCCLLSAIFIFSIMRRLEEATK, encoded by the coding sequence ATGTTGAAAAATCATCCTAAAGGACTACTGGTAGCGTTCTTCTCCAACATGGGAGAGCGTTTCGGTTTCTACACCATGATGGCCATCCTGGTGTTATTCCTACAAGCTAAGTATGGCCTATCGGCCGAGGAAGCCGGCGGATACTACAGCTGGTTTTACTTTGCTATTTATGCGTTAGCCCTTATTGGCGGATTAATAGCCGATGCAACCAACAGGTATAAAACGGTAATTCTGTTGGGGATAATCATTATGTTTGGTGGCTACGCAATGATTGCCATGCCTGGCATGAGCCTGACCATGACATTACTTGGGCTTTTCATCATTGCATTTGGGAATGGCTTATTCAAAGGTAACCTGCAGGCCGTTGTAGGCCAGATGTACGATAACCCTGAATACTCAAAGGTTCGCGATACTGGTTTCATGATTTTTTATATGGGTATAAATGTAGGTGCATTCTTTGCCCCATTTGTAGCTACCGGTATCCGTAACTGGTTTCTTCGCAGCCAAGGCTTTGAGCACGATGCCAGCCTACCCTCACTTTGCCATGCATTCCTAAACGGAAAGGTAACCGATCCTGAGTCGCTCGCAAATTTCGAAAGCCTTGCCAGCAAGGTTTCGGGTGCTACTGTTGCCGGTACAGAACAACTCACTACATTTGCCAATAATTACATTGATGCCTTTTCTCGTGGTTATAACTGGGCTTTTGGCGTTGCTGCAATTGCAATGGTGATCTCGCTATTTGTATACGTAATTTTCAACAAAAAATTACCCAATAAGGAGAAAAAAGTTAGCACTACACCAGCTGCGGGGTCGCTATTTACAAAAAAGAACCTTCTAAACGTAATTGTACCCATTGCGCTCGTAATACTGACAGGAGCGATTTTCTGGTTGCTCGGAGCCGAAATTGCTTTAGGATTGGCCATTGGTCTATTCTTTGGCTTTGTGGCCATGATGTTCATGATGTCAACCAAGGAAGAGCTTCCGAAGGTTACCTCGCTTCTACTCGTATTTGTGGTTGTAATCTTTTTCTGGATGTCGTTCCACCAGAACGGTTTAACCTTGACCCTCTTTGCCCGCGACTATACCGTTAAGGAGGTTGGACCTTTCACTAATATCTTCTTCAACTTATGGTCGATGCTTTCGTTTATTGGCACTATTGCAGGTTTAGTGTTAATGTTTGCCCGTAAACAGATTCGTGAGAAAGTAATTGGACTAATTATGTTTCTTGGCCTTGGTTATTTAACTTACTACCAGGCTATCAAATTTGGGGCTTCCAACCCAATTGCACCCGAGGTTTTCCAATCGTTTAACCCATTGTTCATAGTAGTGCTTACATTCCCTGTTATGGGTGCTTTTGCCTGGATGAATAAACGCAATATGGAGCCCTCAACCCCTAAGAAAATTGGTATAGGAATGATAATTGCTGCGATTGGCTTTGTGGTTGTTCTATTAGGTTCGATAGAACTGATTGCTCCAAAAACCATTGAGACGCAAGGGCTAACCGAATGGGGCCGAGTTTCGCCTTACTGGCTAATTAGCAGCTACCTGATTCTAACCATTGCTGAACTATTCCTCAGCCCAATGGGATTGTCGTTTGTATCAAAGGTTGCTCCTCAACGCTTCCAGGGATTAATGCAGGGTGGTTGGCTACTTGCTACTGCCATTGGAAACAAGTTGCTTTTTGTAGGCAGCTTCTTCTGGGAAAGAATTGAGCTATGGCAGCTCTGGACAATCTTTATTGTTTGCTGCTTACTCTCGGCAATTTTCATCTTCTCCATTATGCGGAGGTTGGAAGAAGCAACCAAGTAA